AATATAGGGCTGATAACCTAACCGTTCATAGGTGTCTAGCGCTTTCTGATAATAGTCTATCGACTTCTCATAGTCATCCATATACCCATAAATCGCGCCATAGACTTCATTGATAACAGCAATTAAGAAATGATCATTGAGTGCGTACGCTTCCACATACGCTTCTTGCATATCAGCGAGTGAAGCTTCATAACGCTCTTGTAATGTGCTGGTATATGCTGCTTCTTGCTTACCCCATACATACAAATAGTTTAATGAAGCTTGTCTGGATAACCTCATTGAACGTTCCAAATGCGCCAGTGATTCTTTGTATGAACCTTTACGTTGTGACACAACACCTTGATACACCGCTAAGGCACTAACAATCTCTACATCGGTAAATTCTGTAATGAGGGTGGAGGCGTAAGCGACAGTTTGTTCAAAATCATCAAATAAGTAGAGTAAATTTTCAGCTTGTGCTTTGCGGTACAGTAACCATAAAAAAGCATCTTCATCAAGTAAAGCACGCTTGTGCTTTTCAATCTCTATGAGTTGCAAATAAACAGGGTATGGATCTCGGTTTATATCATTTTCAATTGACTTAAAATGCTCGATAGAAATGGCTGCTTCTTTCGCAGAAACAACACTACATAGCAAAGAAAGTGAAATAACTAACACTTTTAAAATCGAAATCATCGAATACAGAAAACCGAGACTTAAGATCAGTTAACTTTACTTTAACATATTTATTCTGCAATGCGAGTGAGCATTTATACTATTTATCAAGCAACGTTACGTTGTTAATCAAGGAAAGTGAAAAGAGCGTGCTGGCAAAAACAGCACACTCTTAAAAAATTAAACCCAACAATGAGCTACCACAAATGGAGCCTACATCTCTATTTAATGAAGGCTAGTATTACCAATTATTGAAGCAATGCGACGGCTGTCGATTTTTCATCTCGACGGATTTTTTGACCTGATTGTAAGCGCTCACCGCCACGAATAATGACCTCATCTCCTGCATCGAGCAGACCAGATATAGCGACCCATTTACCTATCCCTTGCCCAACAAGGACGTTTACTTTCTGTGCCAAATCGTTTTCATCAACAATTAGCACAAAAGTTTCCTTTTCGCGCAGTACTATCGCATCACGTGGCACCATCGTTGAAATTTTTGTTTCTTGTTTAGGTAAAGAAACTGTTACCGCAGAACCGGAAAGCAAAGCTAGACCATCGGCAGACAGTCGCACATCAAAGGTTCGTGAAGATTGTTCCCCGGCTTGGCTCCATGTGCGAATTGGCAACTCCACCAAATTATCTTGCCACTTAACCAGTACCTTACTGTCTGCTTTTAAATAAGGCGCGATACTCAGCGGCGCAGAAATTTTAATATCAAGATGATGTGTATCAACTAAGTTAACTAGAGGACGACCCACGGTGATCAGCTCTCCTTCATTAACAAAGCGTTGGCTTATACTTCCCGCAAAAGGGGCTACTATTTGTGTTTTTTCAATCGCCAATTCCGTCAAGTTCATTTCCATTTCGAGTGCCACAACTTCGCTTTCAGCAATGGCCAAGTCTTTTGTGATCCGCTCTAACTCACTCAATGCTGTATTGTTCATCTGATTTAGTTTCGACATTCTTGCTTTTTGTTTCGTTAAATATTCCACATCAGCATGGTGTTGTTTGAGCTGTGCTTGTTGACGAGCAAACTGTAATTTCAAATGTCTGTTGTCAATTTTGGCTAATACCTGCCCTTTTTCAACCTCGGTACCGACCTCTTCTACCCATAATAGCTGACCAGTTTGCTCTGCCGACAGTGGTGAATTTTTTCGACTAATAACATTCCCAGGCAGCCACATAGTCGGGTTCACTTGTTCACTTTTAGCATATTCAATACTGACTAATTGGGCATTATCTGGTTTATTTTCTGCTGCATGACTCATTGCACTAAAAGCTGCAACTCCAATGAACAGACCTGTAATTAAATAAATTTTGGTTAATGATTTTGCCACTGAAACCGATGTAAAGTTTTTCATTGTTCATTCCTATTATTTATCTGTTGCACTTGACGAAACCAAGTTAACCAATGGTTTTGGATTTGAACTGGATTGGCTTGGCATAAGTTGTCTTGTTTTTAATTTTCCTAAACCAAAGTCATATCTATTAAGCCTTAATAAACACGGCAATAAGACAATGGTAAAAATAGTACTAACCGCTAGGCCACCGACAATAACCGCAGCAAGACCACGATAAATAACACTGCCTGTACCTGGCATTAATAACAGCGGTAACATGCCGAAAAAGCTTGTCGCTGTACTCATAAAGATGGGGCGTAATCTTAGGGTCAGCGCTTGATGTACAGATTTAGCTCTGCTCAGCCCTTCATGCTCGGCAAGCCTTGTTTGATGAACCAATAGAATCGCATTATTAACCACTAAACCCAGCAAAATGACAAAGCCAATCATGGTCAGGAGATCTAGTGGTTGGAAGACAAACACGTTCAACAATTGCAGTGCAAGAATACCGCCAACAGTCGCTAAAGGAATAGTGATTACCACTAGGGCACTGTCTTTGACTGATTTGAATAGTGCAGCCATCAATAAGAATAAGATCACTAAGGCGAATGCAAAGTTTTCACTCATTATGCCAATGGCTTTTTCTAGTTGATC
This window of the Thalassotalea atypica genome carries:
- a CDS encoding efflux RND transporter periplasmic adaptor subunit, which encodes MKNFTSVSVAKSLTKIYLITGLFIGVAAFSAMSHAAENKPDNAQLVSIEYAKSEQVNPTMWLPGNVISRKNSPLSAEQTGQLLWVEEVGTEVEKGQVLAKIDNRHLKLQFARQQAQLKQHHADVEYLTKQKARMSKLNQMNNTALSELERITKDLAIAESEVVALEMEMNLTELAIEKTQIVAPFAGSISQRFVNEGELITVGRPLVNLVDTHHLDIKISAPLSIAPYLKADSKVLVKWQDNLVELPIRTWSQAGEQSSRTFDVRLSADGLALLSGSAVTVSLPKQETKISTMVPRDAIVLREKETFVLIVDENDLAQKVNVLVGQGIGKWVAISGLLDAGDEVIIRGGERLQSGQKIRRDEKSTAVALLQ